A single window of Streptomyces griseoviridis DNA harbors:
- a CDS encoding sulfatase codes for MPHLKPPHRLPDTTPAPDTDTDRQVEPVPADTTGGDADRDEAKAATAAERKETEAIEATGKTGAAAEPPAPAAAPVPEAQESPRTPQAPEPPEPTATTETAETAEPTTPLTPPAPPAPPASPPGWFGWRRGYPRAARYVTVGTTVLAAALVLFALLVPNRLDRLDVQSFLRIPAEGVLVAGLLLALPSRARRVTALVAGVLLGLLTVVKFVDMGFYSVLARPFDLVLDWSLLGGATDWVRESFGRTGEIAAVIGVIVLLVAVLVLTALAVVHLADLMVRHRPTAARTTLVLGTAWITCVTLGVQFTGVPIAAKLDADLVGNRVQQVRAGLAGGRVFDRQAAVDAFADTPPDQLLTGLRGKDVLFTFIESYGRTAIDDPAMASDVDAVLKQGTSDLDAAGFASRSAWLRSPVTGAGSWLAHSTFLSGLWIKNQQRYRSLTTSDRATLTSYFQKTGAWRTVGIVPGVRRAWPEGKYFGLDHIYDSEHLGYQGPYFSWTPVPDQFSLEAFERLEHGTKDRDPIMAEIILASSHNPWAPVAHMIDWDDLGDGSVFERIKKEGKDPKEVWKDPESVRTEYKNAIEYSLHSLVEWVERYGDDRTVLVFLGDHQPVPTVTAGSTSRDVPITVVAHDPKVLDRIADWGWADGLKPADDGPQWGMDTFRDRFMTAFGSSAGD; via the coding sequence GTGCCGCACCTCAAGCCCCCTCACCGACTGCCGGACACCACCCCCGCCCCCGACACCGACACCGACCGCCAGGTGGAGCCCGTCCCCGCCGACACCACCGGCGGGGACGCGGACAGAGACGAGGCCAAGGCAGCGACCGCGGCGGAGAGGAAGGAGACCGAGGCGATCGAGGCGACCGGCAAGACCGGCGCGGCTGCCGAGCCCCCAGCCCCGGCTGCGGCCCCGGTCCCGGAAGCACAGGAGTCCCCCCGGACCCCACAGGCCCCTGAGCCCCCAGAGCCTACTGCGACCACCGAGACCGCCGAGACCGCCGAGCCCACCACGCCCCTCACCCCTCCCGCCCCTCCCGCCCCTCCCGCCTCCCCGCCCGGCTGGTTCGGCTGGCGGCGCGGATATCCGCGGGCCGCGCGGTACGTGACCGTCGGCACGACCGTGCTCGCCGCCGCTCTCGTCCTCTTCGCGCTGCTCGTGCCGAACCGGCTCGACCGGCTCGACGTCCAGTCGTTCCTGCGGATCCCGGCCGAGGGCGTGCTCGTCGCGGGGCTGCTGCTCGCGCTGCCGTCGCGGGCCCGGCGGGTGACGGCGCTGGTCGCGGGCGTGCTCCTCGGGCTGCTGACCGTCGTGAAGTTCGTCGACATGGGCTTCTACTCGGTGCTGGCCCGCCCCTTCGACCTGGTCCTCGACTGGAGCCTGCTGGGCGGGGCGACCGACTGGGTGCGGGAGTCGTTCGGGCGGACCGGCGAGATCGCCGCCGTCATCGGTGTCATCGTGCTGCTGGTCGCGGTCCTGGTGCTGACGGCCCTCGCGGTGGTGCACCTTGCCGACCTGATGGTCCGCCACCGTCCGACGGCGGCCAGGACCACGCTCGTCCTCGGCACGGCGTGGATCACCTGTGTGACCCTTGGCGTGCAGTTCACCGGGGTGCCGATCGCCGCGAAACTCGACGCGGACCTGGTCGGCAACCGTGTCCAGCAGGTGCGGGCCGGCCTCGCGGGCGGGCGGGTCTTCGACCGGCAGGCCGCCGTGGACGCCTTCGCCGACACGCCCCCCGACCAGTTGCTGACCGGGCTGCGCGGCAAGGACGTGCTGTTCACGTTCATCGAGAGCTACGGCCGCACCGCGATCGACGACCCGGCGATGGCGTCGGACGTCGACGCGGTCCTGAAGCAGGGCACCAGCGACCTCGACGCGGCCGGGTTCGCCTCGCGCAGCGCCTGGCTGCGGTCGCCGGTGACGGGGGCCGGGAGCTGGCTGGCGCACTCCACGTTCCTGTCCGGCCTCTGGATCAAGAACCAGCAGCGCTACCGCAGCCTCACCACCAGCGACCGCGCGACGCTCACCAGCTACTTCCAGAAGACCGGCGCGTGGCGCACGGTCGGCATCGTGCCCGGGGTGCGGCGGGCGTGGCCCGAGGGCAAGTACTTCGGGCTCGACCACATCTACGACTCGGAGCACCTCGGCTACCAGGGGCCGTATTTCAGCTGGACGCCGGTGCCCGACCAGTTCAGCCTGGAGGCGTTCGAGCGCCTCGAACACGGCACGAAGGACCGGGACCCGATCATGGCGGAGATCATCCTGGCCTCCAGCCACAACCCCTGGGCACCCGTCGCCCACATGATCGACTGGGACGATCTGGGCGACGGCTCGGTCTTCGAGCGGATCAAGAAGGAGGGCAAGGACCCGAAGGAGGTCTGGAAGGACCCGGAGAGCGTGCGGACCGAGTACAAGAACGCGATCGAGTACTCCCTGCACAGCCTCGTCGAGTGGGTCGAGCGCTACGGCGACGACAGGACGGTCCTGGTCTTCCTCGGCGACCACCAGCCGGTCCCGACCGTCACCGCCGGCAGCACCAGCAGGGACGTCCCGATCACCGTCGTCGCCCACGACCCGAAGGTTCTCGACAGGATCGCCGACTGGGGCTGGGCGGACGGTCTGAAGCCCGCGGACGACGGCCCGCAGTGGGGCATGGACACGTTCCGGGACCGCTTCATGACGGCGTTCGGGAGCAGCGCAGGAGACTGA
- the paaK gene encoding phenylacetate--CoA ligase PaaK: MADATELLDSGERLDEEALRALQLERLRASLRHAYEHVPFYRESFDRAGTHPDDCRSLADLARFPFTVKADLRAHYPYGMFAVPQDRIRRLHASSGTTGRPTVVGYTDNDLSLWSDMVARSLRAAGARPGDKVHVAYGYGLFTGGLGAHYGAERLGCTVIPASGGMTARQVQLIRDLEPRIIMVTPSYMLTILDEFERQGVDPRSTSLRVGVFGAEPWTERMRREIEERFAIDAVDIYGLSEVIGPGVAQECVETKDGLHIWEDHFYPEVVDPITGEVLPDGEEGELVFTSLTKEAMPIVRYRTRDLTRLLPGTARVFRRMEKVTGRSDDLLIVRGVNLFPTQIEEIVLRTPGVAPHFQLRLTREGRLDALTVRAEARQDADPGTREAAARSIAAAVKDGVGVTVTVEIVEPESLERSVGKLRRVVDLREKEGRPGRGPSA, encoded by the coding sequence ATGGCGGACGCGACGGAGCTGCTGGACTCGGGGGAACGACTCGACGAGGAGGCGCTGCGGGCCCTCCAGCTGGAGCGGCTGCGCGCCTCACTGCGCCACGCCTACGAGCACGTTCCCTTCTACCGGGAGTCCTTCGACAGGGCCGGGACGCACCCCGACGACTGCCGTTCGCTCGCCGACCTCGCGCGCTTCCCCTTCACCGTCAAGGCGGACCTGCGCGCGCACTATCCGTACGGCATGTTCGCGGTCCCGCAGGACAGGATCCGCCGTCTGCACGCCTCCAGCGGCACCACCGGGCGCCCGACGGTCGTCGGTTACACCGACAACGACCTCTCGCTCTGGTCGGACATGGTGGCCCGCTCGCTGCGCGCGGCGGGGGCGCGGCCCGGCGACAAGGTCCATGTGGCGTACGGCTACGGCCTGTTCACCGGCGGCCTCGGCGCGCACTACGGCGCGGAGCGGCTCGGCTGTACGGTCATCCCCGCGTCCGGCGGGATGACGGCCCGTCAGGTCCAGCTGATCCGGGACCTGGAGCCGCGAATCATCATGGTGACGCCGTCGTACATGCTGACGATCCTCGACGAGTTCGAGCGGCAGGGCGTCGACCCGCGCTCGACCTCGCTGCGGGTGGGCGTGTTCGGGGCGGAGCCGTGGACGGAGCGGATGCGGCGGGAGATCGAGGAGCGGTTCGCGATCGACGCGGTCGACATCTACGGGCTGTCCGAGGTGATCGGGCCGGGCGTGGCGCAGGAGTGCGTGGAGACCAAGGACGGGCTGCACATCTGGGAGGACCACTTCTACCCGGAGGTCGTCGACCCGATCACCGGCGAGGTGCTGCCCGACGGCGAGGAGGGCGAGCTGGTGTTCACCTCGCTGACCAAGGAGGCGATGCCGATCGTCCGCTACCGGACGCGCGATCTGACGCGGCTGCTGCCGGGGACGGCCCGGGTGTTCCGGCGCATGGAGAAGGTCACGGGGCGCAGCGACGATTTGCTGATCGTGCGCGGGGTGAACCTGTTCCCCACCCAGATCGAGGAGATCGTCCTGCGGACGCCGGGCGTCGCGCCGCACTTCCAGCTCAGGCTCACCCGGGAGGGCCGCCTGGACGCGCTCACGGTCCGGGCGGAGGCCCGCCAGGACGCGGACCCCGGGACCCGGGAGGCGGCGGCCCGCTCGATCGCGGCGGCCGTCAAGGACGGCGTGGGGGTCAC